Genomic DNA from Brassica rapa cultivar Chiifu-401-42 chromosome A04, CAAS_Brap_v3.01, whole genome shotgun sequence:
GTTCAAACATTTCTTCAGCCTTGAAttacaatattataaaaaataaaaattatccttATTATCTTCAACCAAGAATGGGAGAGAAACAAGAAGGTGCCAAAGTTGAACAAGAGAAGAAGGCAGCCGCCGTAGTAGCCTCTACTGAGACGACGGACAACAAGCCAAAGAGTGGCGGCGGCGGAGATTCAGCTGCAGCCCCGGTTGCAGCCGCTCCCTCCCCCTTTGTTTACAAAGTGGATATGCACTGCGAAGGCTGCGCCAAGAAAATCAAGCGAATGGTGAAGCACTTTGAGGGAGTCAAAGATGTGACGGCGGATATGGGTGGGAACAAGCTCACGGTGGTCGGGAAGATCGATCCGGTGAAACTCCGGGAGAAGTTAGAGGAGAGAATGAAGAGAAAGGTGGTACTCACCAACCCACCACCACTACCGTCCAAAGTAGACGCACCGGCAGCCCCCGCCGCCGCTGGAGAGAAGAAATCCGACGGTGTTGATAAGGCGGCGGCTCCTAGTCCTCCTACTCCGGCCGCTCCCAAAGAGGTATAGACTTTAAATTCAATAAGGACAAGAGACAACTATGCTTTTGTATTTTACCAAATAAAAAACTAttaagttgaaaaaaaaactatatggtTTTGCTAACTTAAAatggtttatttttttacagtaactattacaaaaaaaaaaagattagcaaaaaaataaattataaccaAGTTTAGCTGTCTAACAAAGTTGGAGTATGAATAACTGATTTGGCTTTAAATTGTTTTTGTTCAGAGCTCAGTGGCTTTAAAGATCAGACTACATTGTGAGGGATGTATtcagaaaatcaagaaaataatattgaaaATCAAAGGTATGGAGGTTAAAAAACAAACGAAGTTAGAAGTTAACTTTTTTCTTTCCCTCAGGTTAAAACCCAAAAGCCATTTTAATTATGCTAATtagttaatgtttattaatatgaaaTAGGGGTCGAGACAGTGGCTATAGATGCAGCCAGAGACATGGTAACAGTGAAGGGAACTATGGACGTCAAAGAACTAGTGCCTCTCCTCActaaaaaactcaaaagaacCGTCGAGCCTATTCTTCCGGCAAAAAAAGACGACGGAGCCGCCGAGAAAAATAAGTCAGAAGCCGCTCCTCCCGCCGCAAAGAAAGAAGATCCGGCTGGTGGTGTTACTGAGGCAAAGAAAGAAGGAAGTGAAGCcggagagaaaaagaaagaaggtGGAGACGGCGGAGAGAAGAAAAAAGAGGCCGGAGACGGCGGAGAGAAGAAAAAAGAGGCCGGAGACGGCGAGAAGAAGGAAGGTGCCGGCGGCGGAGGAGGCGCGCCGGTGGCTACGGTGAATAAGATGGATTATTATGGATACTCGCATCCTACGGTTCCAATGTATTGGCAAGAAGGACACGTGTACGGCCAGAGTTATTCGACAGAGGGTCAGACTTATCCGATAGGGGGTCAGAGTTATCCAGGTTCAGGATATAACTACGCAAGCGGAAGCTACGTGCCTTACTCGCATCCAAACATGGACGTGGCTCCTGGAATATTCAGCGACGAGAACCCCAACGGTTGCTCCGTCATGTAACCATGGgattaaattgtaaatatataaaactttaaGGGTCGGAACTTAAAATGTGAAACATTCACGAATGGTAACTTTAGATAAAGTTTAGAAACTGAGATGGAGCCACCGGGTTACGTGTAACATTGTTCCTTTGTTAGTTTAGTtctttcaaatatttaaataattagttGTTTCACTTATTTTAATTGTAGTGTCAGCagacaataaacaaaaatgtaaaatgatGAAAATAACATAATAAGTAAACTTTCAAGAATGGATTATTTTGGTAGATTTATCATTGTTCTTCACGTTTGGCTACGAATCTTTTTGTTTTCCATTAGGAAATCAttttggttgattgacttatgTAGAAAGATGATTCAAATTCAAATGATTATATTTGTACGAAATCTTGGAAAAAATGAACAACAATGGATGATATTTTGCTGGAAAGCTAATTAAAGCTATTTTCTCGATCAACAATGATATTATTATCTCCATGGTAATTATTGTTATCCTTTGCAAACTAAAGTGTTATCTTTATTGCAATGAATGAATCATTAGTCTTCCCTGCAATAATTCACTAATGAATTACAGAATTGTATAGCTCAGTTAGTAACTAAACAAGcctgtatataaatatatataattttgataacaTCTTTAAAATATAAGTATGATAACATCAGTTGTCGTATTTAGCAAACCGGATTAAAATCTAGATAATATATAGAAGGATCTTCTGTTATATATCTGCATCACTTTTGTCATCTTATCATCTATATGCTCGAACTGTAAACTCAAAATGATCCCTCTTTTAACATATGGTAAAAAAATGATGTCTCTTATGAGGAAGAAATATGAATAGCATTCAAGTTAAAagtaaaagaagaagataatggTAGATGTTGTATGCATCTAGATTTTCTTATTGTAAGATAACTATCTATCTATAGTTGAAAAGATATTTGAAGTGATGTAATTCGAATATTTTGACTTGAGAAATCCATTAATAGATATCGTGAAAGCACCTTTTCTGGTGAGACCGAATCATTTCATTATTTGAACCACATTGTTGAGTATATATAGTAATTTGCACGAAATTAAATACTATGAATTAACTGAGTTGACGGAAAAGAGTAAATAACTGGAGAGACGCATCTCATCAACCATTTATAGGGGTCTGTCTACATATGATTGTCATCATCATGTTAGTATTCATAGCTGGTCGTGTTCAGTTCAAGTAATTTCTAGACTGTAAGCAGTTCTCAAAAGTCTCCATCTTCTTATGTAAGATTTTAACATGTTCTTGAGCTAGCCGTACTGGCGTACTCTACATACCAACCGAAAACGTAGAGACGGACAACACACATGAATCATGATATACTAAGATTTCAACCATTGTTTCGTACTGATGCATGTATCCTCTTTAGTTAAATTAAATCATAAGACGGAATTACTTATATTAACTTCTTTATTAGCTTTAAACAGAGAGTATGAGTTTGCCAGGAAAAAAACATAGAGTATACGGCCATCTTTGATTCTTCGTGCATTGTCATTGTAAACGTATATAAAGACACATATATGCGGATGCGATAATGAATTTGTTTAGTTGCTCAGTTACGCAAGTGTTTTTAACATATAGCATTTGTTTCCATTCTCTACGTGTATATATGCATTATTGTTATGTATAgacattatttatataataagtaCATGATCTAGCATGATTAATGGTGACTTAATCTCGACAAGGAAAACAAATAGTGACTTAATCTTTACGTATATTTCTTTTAGAGTGCTGCACAAAGACAAACTGATTAAACAAAGTCATGTTGATAATGATTCCGTCACTTTCTATTTTGTTTCTCCAATATTCTCTTCTCTGTATTGTACCTATGTAATTGTATACACACTTATACCAAATTCTGTAAGAGTATCTTATGTTTATTCTCTCTCAAtaccataaaataaataaaccaatCATTGGGTGCTGTGAATAAATCAAACAGGCACACCCTATTTTGAGGTTTATTTAtggaaatatataatatatctcCTCTAGACCCTAGAATCCACTTATTACAAACTTTTGTCTTTGGAAACATATCGGATTTTATCATGTACATAAATACTTTATTCACAAAGATATAATAAGATCATACGTTGCGGATAGCGTGGAACTCTCCTCCAAGGCAAATAATTGCATGTGTACATGTACCGACGTGTTGCCAAATTGATCACTTCTTGTCGCAATAGAGAGAATTATAAAATGCTCCcgtcaactttttttttcataagaCCCAAATATGTGGTCTGACGTAACGATGTAAGCTAGTGGAGATATAATGAGAAAGTGACAATACAAATAAAGTAAAGAAGTTTTATCATTTGGGGCTTCAGAATATGGAATCAGCCAAACGTCTTCCATCTCTTATCGTTTGCTTTAGCTTACGAGGAGGATTTAAGAATTAAAATCCTATAACCATGGATACAATACGTATATCGTGTCAGTTCTCTAGTTGAAAAAAGTTGAAAGATCTATCATGCATGGTTTGATAACCAGTATTTACCATGCATATAAGGtcataaaattgtatatttattgaTTTCTATAGCTACCAAGGAAAATATATACTTCATTTACGTAAATTATATTCTATGATCTATCATGCATGGTTTGATAACCAGTATTTACTTACTCATATAAGATCATAAATTTTGCTTAACTGACCTGTACTAGAACATAGATCACCCATCATTTTTCATGACTATGCCATAAGCTCATAAATACTATagtcaaataaataataaaagctCTATTAGACCACGCAAAAATTGTTTTCCCGTAAAATCCTGAGTAGCAATACAAAGGAAAACGTCATTTGAAAACCAATCCAAAAATTTACTAGTTAAGTCTACCAAAGGCTGGCCATTGGTGACCAATCATTCAAATATCTTCGTCCTCTTGGATTATAAAACGTTTTTCCTTGGTTATTTGGATTATAAAACTTTGTTTTAGCCTCAATTTTCAAAAAAGGTTTTTCTTTACCTAGAAATGTATTTGGAATTTTCTGAGTCTAATTAATATTAGAGAAAaggtattatatatatatatatatatatatatcaatttaaaGTAGTGTCCATACGACATTTGAACGATCAATTAGTCTACTTAATCAAAATGGAAATCCAACTAAGATGGTATGTCATTGCTCACTACGAATATAAATCGACAAATATTAGATTAATAACTAATAATAATGGTGATAATAtgaactaggataagacccgcgccttgcgcggaattaaattattatttttattatattttggagaatgaaacaatagtttggcttcatatggattacgggtgttcaatccggatatcgggttggtttcggttcggtttggttttttcggtatttagttagtaaaatataactactattctaaatccatatttactttgactttagtctttcacatacttttgaaagatttcaactggacgactaaattgatcagccaatcttattgctttaaatcattagtgtttatatatatatatattatttagtttgaatatttattaaataaaaattcatatgcgttatattttatgatcatttgtaacttattataacaaaaaaataatctattgatcacaaaattttcagagtgggaatattcaaatttctaataatatatagactttttgaaaaattcaaatataacatataagaaaaaatataaatgtttttattatatatttaatgtgattttttaatatctttcaataatataaaattaaaaaaaagaactaagataccaaaattgttatcaaatatttattattcataataattaattttcatatatacgttaatcatattaggtaatttcgtagcttctaattaaggaaagtgcaaaaaaaattttggtagattatttatcaattcgatagttagtttaataaaaaatataatgtaagtcaagatggaccaacctatttttctaagaatagtatattttatataattatttattaaataagaatttataatcatacggttctatgatcgttcatatcgttttataacaaaatatttaaatcatcgataacaaaattttcaatctgaaatctttaataagtttataatttataaatgttcttgaaaattcattgaaagttttaatattaaaatatttatgtaatcttatggtatatagtgtttaatatatatatatatatatattttattattaaatgatattttttactcatatggttttaaaatcatgtgtatcttcttataataaaaatgttaaaccattgatcattaattttaacataataattttaatagttttagtcatttattgtcgtttttaaaaattcaaaatataacatatacgaaaaaatctaaattttattttatagctaatttgattgtttaatttattttaataatataaaattaaacaaaaaatgatggaggagatatacattgttatcaaatctttattattaaactcattaattgtcatatatatattagtcatttatggtaattccgtaggttttatttaaggaaagaaaatatcatatcatatcattatatcatatagtttgaccaacttatgtatctaacaacatataaaaatcgaatgtgaacctacttatttttcaattgaatgtaattgactatctaattgagtgccacctatgcattggggcctcttttaattaatacaaaattgaggttacatcttttcaaatgttccttaattaatatataagggattaggTGATCGGTTGCATTGCAAAATCCAATCAAAGGCCACCCATCCATGTCTCCTTCATGGAAGTGGATCTGGCAGCAGAAAAATACAAGAAACTCGGCAATTAAATAAATGCAAATTTTTAGTGGATATCTATTTTGTGGTTGCAAACTAGTGGATATCTATCTTTCTCTCTGTTTTATCGTGGTCGCATTACGATATTGCCACGCAGACGATGTACCACGAGTCTATAACTCTCACTTGTTAAAAAGGGAAGGTATGTATCAAATGAAACAATCGTACATAAAAATAAGTATGGTTAGACTTCTTaattcatatgattttaaattatgaCAATGGTATGAGGGAATacacttttgtttttgttatttagtaaaattatttgaaatagcTACAATCCATAGGCTGTAAATATCATGTTTCGCCAAATGGTTGTTGATAAAATGTATAACGCTTGTCAGTTATATAAATATCAGCAGAGGATAAACTCTTATAAGTATGTTGTATCCTTTTTCTTggttataaaactatttaagtttttagaaaaaaaaactacatactAGACAATATGAACGTATGGTAACACGTATGATATATGTTGATAGGCATTTGATAACTAATGTTAAATGGCGTCCGCAGAAAAGTTGGGTTTATGTCCCGAATTTGAAAAGGGTTTGGATTTGGAATCTCGTGGTTTTGACTTATACATCTGCGTGAGAGATGATTCATCTTTCGTCAATCATCGTTGTTGGGGACAGGCCGATCCTGACGTTTGGAAAGTCTAAAGCATTACTaaacaaaatagttttattCATAATATTTGGTCATCATGCCTACTGGCCAATAAGGAGAGACCCATGCACTTTAGTTTGAACCGATTTGACTCGGATCCgcatatttatttacttttttttttttcatatttatttacttGCATATTCTGTTATTCTTACAGGAAATTACATGGTCAtctaaatacacaattttatgtttagtttttttatagCCGCTGCCCGTGAGTAAACCgttatataaaagttcaaaTTTCATACAATTACAGATTTTatgtaaaatacaaaatttCATACTTAGATTTCCATATCTGTGAGTAAACCAttatacaaaactaaaaagaaaaacatatctCTACATGTGTATTAGTAACAACTAACAAGCAATATTTTTTGGGTCAAATCTCTACGCTAGGTGTAACATATTGAACTCAGTTGATGGCACAAtactaaaaaaacataaacaaaactgAATTCGGAGCACTTTTGTTGTTTATTCACTAAACTAAAAGCATTTTAATCAAATTAACATAAAACAttcaaaggaaaataaaaaatagtagagGGCACGTGACCCGTTACCGTAGGCGTCCGTCCGCCCGTGATTGAACTTGTCAAACAATTTGAGCATGAAAAGCCCAAAATCATGTGCTGTATCGCATGGTAACTCATGCCTTCCGACTTTTTCAATTCGTTGAACTCAGCTTTTGTTTCAAAACGATAAGTCAGGTTTAACCAAAAAAGACTACACGTCAATCCATCAATGCTATTTTGTAAAATGGTTCCCTGGTATGTTTATTTAGAAGCTTTGTTTTGTCTGAGTGGATTTTCTTATTTGGAAACTGCCCTGTTTTGTGGTTGTGTTTATGCAGCCAAGAAGCCGACAAGGCAATGGGCTGCTTGGACGCATCAAGAAGAGGAATGTTTCTTCACTGCGCTTCGTCAAGTTGGAAAGGTATCACCATTTGAAGTTGAATGGGTTTtagcctctctttttttttttggttatatgtGAGTGACATTCTTGTTGTGTTGAATTTTGCAGAATTTTCTTAAGATTACTTCTCATGTCCAAAGCAAAAACAAGGATCAGGTTGGTTAATACAACTTTGGGGGTTTGTTTCCTTCGCACTAGTGTTTGCTTTCAGAAGATTACTTTTTGTGATTTTCAGGTTGGGCATTACTATTGTCGTCTAGTCAGGCGTATGAACAAGCTTTTGGGTCCGGAACTGAGTCTTGAACCCAAAGGACACTAATGCTGCAATGCTACGATGGTAcatttcttttcttctatgGATTATCATTAATAAATGATGAACATTACTCTCTGTGAAGTTGTCTACATATAACAAGCTGTATCAAGCTATGAGTACTTAAGTAGGCAAGATCACAGTCGTTTAAGGGTTCTCTTTgccttaaaaaatattttgtagtaTGAGAATGCATTATCATGTGTCTTGATCTTAAATTTATCATTAGGCTCTTCTGTCTAAAGTAGACATGCTTTATCATGTCTCTTGCAGGTGGTCGTTACTGGAAAAGCATAGCTGCAAAGCTTCAAAACTTCACCTCAAACCCCGGAGATTCAAGCTATTCTTAGAGGCCTTGGTTAGTTGGCAAATGAAAACTTTGTTTTAGTCAAATCCTATGtgttcaaacttttttttctggCAGACCCTTTTGCGTTAAGGAACACCAATTGCTGAAAGACAGTAGAAACAGCACAAGTAAACGAGCTTGCCATGGAGAAACTTTTTCTTCCGCCTCCCTTGAAAACATCTCAAGTCATAGCAGGGAAAGAGGATTGGATAACCGTCTGTTGAAAATGGTTCTTTGCGACAGCTAAAATGTTAAAAAGCTAGGGCCGGGAAGATCATCTACCAAACATGGTGATAGCTTAGGTGTTATAGATAGTGAATGTGTGGATCCACCCGCCACTGAGGGTTCACATTGCCTTCTTCGAGATGCCTCGTTTGCCTCTGACTCTTTTGATGCTGCAATTGCTGCTCATATACTAAGACACCAGAACAAGCCGCCAAGTGCTCTGCTACAAGTTCCCTCTGGCTCTTCATCTATTTGGGGATGATGAAGATACACATGATGCCTTCTCCTTCCAAAAGAATCGTCTTGCAGGCTCCTCCAAGTTGGCTTATGTTGCTTCTCCAGGAGGTGGAGAGCCTTCTCATTTAGAGGAGGTAAACTATGTTAATCACAAAGTACTTACATGATGATTTTACAGTTTGTTTATGAGTCAATACTTTTGTAACTCTCTCTTATTAGGCTACATCTGGCGATGAGGGGCCTTGTAACCTTCCTGATCAGCAGAGAGATCCAATGGAAGAGGGTCCAACTACGATCAATTCTCCAGGGAAGAAGACCCTTTGTGGGTTTGCAGATGTATATTATTGGGTAAATATCTATATGACTCAGCTTCTTAttgtttcaaaatgaaaaagaatatatatatatatatattcaaagaCGGTTGTTCTACTCTTTGCAGCCGGACTCATTAGGACCAATGGATCTAGACATTAGATCTTCAAAGTATACTGAAGATTTGAACCTCAGTGAGAGAGCCTCGATGGTTTGAGGCGTCTGATAGCGACCAGCCTTGATGCGTTTCAAAACTGTTCGCTTTTTGGGTTTGACAGCAAGAAGGATACGTCTAACATGGTCTAAAATGGAGccaaagtaaaaaaaacatGGGGTCAAAATGTTGATAATTGAGAAAGAAAGTGTCTCTTTcctttaaatacaagaaacttaaTCATAACTAATAGCTTCACTGTACAAAATCTGATGTAAACTTTCAACTCTTTTCTTTTAACACACATTCAATTCTGTGTTGATACATGTTTCTATGTGTTATTTACATGATTAGTTGGTTATGCCGTTTTCATTTGTTATGTTTCCTTTGTAAATAGAAGTAATggagtgtttcaaaaaaaaaaaaaaaaaaaaaaaaatagaagtaatGGAAGAGCAAACTAACATGAAAATGGAAACCCAAAAACGTTTGGACATTGATGGTTTAGTGTTATTACAGACGATGAGAAAAATGAACAGGAAACAAAAACCGTTTACACACTTTTGTATTAGTAATAAGCAAATGAGTTCTCGTGTTACTTCATGTTCAAAATCTTTTAGTTGCTAGTTGCTACTAGGACACTAGTTCATTTTCTTAGGTCAAGTTTTCATCTATTCTTGTAATCAGAAATCGAGTTATGTTGACTTTCTGAATCCTGGAGAACTTGCTTCATAAGATAAGACCATTAGTGATTCTAGATATTAAgtgaaaaatcaaaaatcttccTTTTAGTGCTAAAGGTCTACAAGATCTGGCAACGAAAAGAAACATATCTACAAAAGTAAATAATCTCATAGAGATATGAGATGACCATGCATGATTACCCCTAAATCATAAGtacatttgaaaatattttttttttcaaacaggCATCGTAATGCAATCAAAACAACGAATGTCTACATCTCTCTTTCACATACTAGTCAAAAATCTTAGACTGATCTTGACTAAGATCACGTGGGTCGGGCTTTTATAGGTCGTACTGAACTTCCTACGCTGCGTCAGTCTATGTTACTCCACTATCTTTTCCTTTTCTATGGCTGGAAAATTTCAGTATACTCTGAACTTGCAGCCGCACTAAATGATGTGTAAGCGTGTGATAAAAACAGTTCTGCAGAGTACTTTCTTAACGTCCATTAGCAGAGAGTAATATTATCGCTTAGCTGCTTTTATCCATGTCAGCATCACTTCGGTTGTCTTATAAAAAACAGTCATTGAGTGTGATTTGATTTCCTTAATCTTAACCTCGATTAATAGAGTGATGTTATCACTTACTTTGCTTTTGGGTCGACATCACTTAAGACTGACTTTTATATAAGGTGAATGCGTGTAAAAAAACAGTGATTGAGAATAACTTCTTAACCTCAATTAATCTCGAAATGTGGTGATCCGCTTGATAAAAACGATACAGAAAATTAATATGGTTCACTGAAGGCTATATCCACAgaccaaaaaatattattgcAAGTGATAtcagataattaaaaaatcacaatatatataagagtATTGTACGTTATAAAACCATATCATTAATGGACTTGAGGTCTTAGGCCAAATAAACATAGTTGATGCTATCAGATCAGATTCAAGGTATATCGTATTGTTATTGAAGTCATTAATATGTATATGCATGGATGTTGTAGATGCAGATATATGAACAAAATTGCATATTTTCAACCCTTAAAATATGCTCATTAGTGTGGTTTTACCCAGtatctaaccaaaaaaaaacaataatcaaaatataaagtagaagaaagaaaaaaaaaaaaaaacaagtatcTCAGTGAGAAACTATGAAAACGTATCCAGAACTTCCTTTAGCCACATTTCtcattttgagtatttttttttcaattaaactTTAATTATTTCATATAAGTCTAATAATAATACATTACATTTGAGAAACTGTAATTGAGTTTCTCAGCTATGGGTCTGCTCTTATGAGTGCATGTTCATATGA
This window encodes:
- the LOC103865568 gene encoding heavy metal-associated isoprenylated plant protein 5 isoform X2, with the translated sequence MGEKQEGAKVEQEKKAAAVVASTETTDNKPKSGGGGDSAAAPVAAAPSPFVYKVDMHCEGCAKKIKRMVKHFEGVKDVTADMGGNKLTVVGKIDPVKLREKLEERMKRKVVLTNPPPLPSKVDAPAAPAAAGEKKSDGVDKAAAPSPPTPAAPKESSVALKIRLHCEGCIQKIKKIILKIKGVETVAIDAARDMVTVKGTMDVKELVPLLTKKLKRTVEPILPAKKDDGAAEKNKSEAAPPAAKKEDPAGGVTEAKKEGSEAGEKKKEGGDGGEKKKEAGDGEKKEGAGGGGGAPVATVNKMDYYGYSHPTVPMYWQEGHVYGQSYSTEGQTYPIGGQSYPGSGYNYASGSYVPYSHPNMDVAPGIFSDENPNGCSVM
- the LOC103865568 gene encoding heavy metal-associated isoprenylated plant protein 5 isoform X1, coding for MGEKQEGAKVEQEKKAAAVVASTETTDNKPKSGGGGDSAAAPVAAAPSPFVYKVDMHCEGCAKKIKRMVKHFEGVKDVTADMGGNKLTVVGKIDPVKLREKLEERMKRKVVLTNPPPLPSKVDAPAAPAAAGEKKSDGVDKAAAPSPPTPAAPKESSVALKIRLHCEGCIQKIKKIILKIKGVETVAIDAARDMVTVKGTMDVKELVPLLTKKLKRTVEPILPAKKDDGAAEKNKSEAAPPAAKKEDPAGGVTEAKKEGSEAGEKKKEGGDGGEKKKEAGDGGEKKKEAGDGEKKEGAGGGGGAPVATVNKMDYYGYSHPTVPMYWQEGHVYGQSYSTEGQTYPIGGQSYPGSGYNYASGSYVPYSHPNMDVAPGIFSDENPNGCSVM